A single window of Oerskovia paurometabola DNA harbors:
- the narI gene encoding respiratory nitrate reductase subunit gamma has product MTGASTGDILLWVVFPYVTFAVFVVGSVWRYRYDKFGWTTRSSELYEKKLLRLGSPLFHFGLLFVILGHVLGLVIPETWTEAVGIDEGAYHFVATYMGSLAALALVAGLLILVYRRRTTGPVFLATTRMDKVMYVFLAASILLGAWATVQTQLLAENHGYNYRETISPWFRSLWYFQPQPALMEGVPAAFQLHIVAANLLFILWPFTRLVHAFSAPVPYIFRPYIVYRSRDASVASREPRPGWDPSERPGTKR; this is encoded by the coding sequence ATGACCGGAGCGAGCACGGGCGACATCCTGCTGTGGGTCGTCTTCCCCTACGTGACCTTCGCGGTGTTCGTCGTCGGGTCCGTGTGGCGGTACCGCTACGACAAGTTCGGGTGGACCACGCGGTCGAGCGAGCTCTACGAGAAGAAGCTCCTGCGGCTCGGGTCGCCGCTGTTCCACTTCGGCCTGCTGTTCGTCATCCTCGGCCACGTCCTGGGGCTCGTGATCCCCGAGACCTGGACCGAGGCCGTGGGGATCGACGAGGGCGCGTACCACTTCGTGGCCACCTACATGGGCTCGCTCGCGGCCCTCGCGCTCGTCGCCGGGCTGCTCATCCTCGTCTACCGGCGGCGGACCACCGGGCCCGTGTTCCTCGCGACCACGCGCATGGACAAGGTCATGTACGTGTTCCTCGCCGCATCGATCCTGCTCGGCGCGTGGGCGACCGTCCAGACCCAGCTCCTCGCCGAGAACCACGGGTACAACTACCGCGAGACCATCTCGCCGTGGTTCAGGTCCCTCTGGTACTTCCAGCCCCAGCCCGCGCTCATGGAAGGCGTGCCCGCGGCGTTCCAGCTCCACATCGTCGCCGCGAACCTGCTGTTCATCCTGTGGCCCTTCACGCGGCTCGTGCACGCGTTCTCGGCACCCGTGCCGTACATCTTCCGGCCCTACATCGTGTACCGCTCGCGCGACGCGTCCGTGGCGTCCCGCGAGCCGCGGCCGGGGTGGGACCCGTCGGAACGGCCGGGTACCAAGCGGTAG
- a CDS encoding DUF6457 domain-containing protein produces MSNLERWVDTLVDEFDLDREAVDIGAILDLARDAAHRVERPAAPLTTFIAGYVAGLSAGEGADHPGLDAMERATELALAWEVEPTLDEVVVDGAADADNPVEPAAPERA; encoded by the coding sequence ATGAGCAACCTCGAACGCTGGGTGGACACCCTCGTCGACGAGTTCGACCTCGACCGCGAGGCGGTGGACATCGGGGCCATCCTGGACCTGGCGCGCGACGCCGCGCACCGGGTCGAGCGGCCCGCGGCCCCGCTGACCACCTTCATCGCGGGCTATGTCGCCGGGCTGTCCGCCGGGGAGGGCGCCGACCACCCGGGTCTGGACGCCATGGAGCGGGCCACCGAGCTCGCACTCGCGTGGGAGGTCGAGCCGACGCTCGACGAGGTCGTCGTCGACGGTGCTGCGGACGCCGACAACCCTGTGGAGCCCGCCGCCCCCGAGAGGGCGTGA
- a CDS encoding MoaD/ThiS family protein gives MPRVRYFAGAAEAAGLEAESLPGASVGELFTAMTARHPALADVLPRCSVLVGGIRTADHGVALAPDQQVDVLPPFAGG, from the coding sequence GTGCCGCGGGTCCGCTACTTCGCCGGTGCGGCCGAGGCCGCCGGGCTCGAGGCCGAGTCCCTCCCGGGGGCCTCGGTCGGGGAGCTCTTCACGGCCATGACCGCCCGCCACCCCGCGCTCGCCGACGTGCTGCCGCGCTGCTCGGTGCTCGTGGGTGGCATCCGGACCGCCGACCACGGCGTGGCGCTGGCGCCCGACCAGCAGGTCGACGTCCTGCCCCCTTTCGCGGGCGGCTGA
- a CDS encoding antibiotic biosynthesis monooxygenase: MFTQVVVHRPRPEFRDVTLAYLQQAALVTRSITGLVQAAVWSEGDEERLVLTTTWESSEAFTAGEDALFDLFRSVPFEEWMLEPLDVLLLDEIPPPAPQE; encoded by the coding sequence ATGTTCACGCAGGTCGTCGTGCACCGTCCGCGCCCCGAGTTCCGCGACGTGACGCTCGCCTACCTCCAGCAGGCTGCCCTCGTCACGCGGTCGATCACCGGGCTCGTACAGGCAGCGGTGTGGTCCGAGGGCGACGAGGAGCGGCTGGTCCTCACGACGACCTGGGAGTCGTCGGAAGCCTTCACCGCGGGCGAGGACGCGTTGTTCGACCTGTTCCGGAGCGTGCCGTTCGAGGAGTGGATGCTCGAGCCGCTCGACGTCCTCCTCCTCGACGAGATCCCGCCACCCGCCCCGCAGGAGTGA
- a CDS encoding MogA/MoaB family molybdenum cofactor biosynthesis protein produces MTTFDGPHATFPLAHLPVTVVTVSDRGSRGEYVDRSGPLLVSLLETGGFERVTSRLVPDGVSSVRDALTSALVEGARLVITTGGTGIGPRDHTPEGTAEVVDQELPGVAEAIRRRGATVVPSAVLSRGIVGTAPGARGLRAFVVNLPGSPGGVRDGWSVLEPLLPHVFSQLAGGDH; encoded by the coding sequence ATGACCACGTTCGACGGGCCCCACGCCACCTTCCCCCTCGCCCACCTGCCCGTCACGGTCGTCACGGTCTCCGACCGCGGCTCGCGCGGCGAGTACGTCGACCGTTCGGGGCCGCTCCTGGTCTCGCTCCTGGAGACGGGCGGCTTCGAGCGGGTCACGTCGCGTCTGGTGCCCGACGGCGTCAGCTCGGTCCGCGACGCGCTCACCTCCGCGCTGGTCGAGGGGGCGCGGCTCGTGATCACCACGGGCGGGACGGGCATCGGCCCGCGCGACCACACGCCCGAGGGGACGGCCGAGGTCGTCGACCAGGAGCTGCCGGGCGTGGCCGAGGCGATCCGGCGACGCGGCGCGACCGTCGTGCCGAGCGCGGTGCTGTCACGGGGGATCGTGGGGACCGCCCCGGGGGCCCGTGGGCTGCGGGCGTTCGTGGTCAACCTGCCGGGTTCGCCGGGCGGTGTGCGCGACGGCTGGTCGGTGCTCGAACCGCTGCTGCCGCACGTGTTCTCGCAGCTCGCGGGCGGGGACCACTGA
- a CDS encoding nitrate reductase subunit alpha has protein sequence MSQSTVPGPGTDARAADAPRPESPGGSGEDALLRLGKHLRRGEVSPDLRQLFLQGGREGDVFYRDRWSHDKVVRSTHGVNCTGSCSWKVYVKDGIITWETQQTDYPSVGPDSPEYEPRGCPRGAAFSWYTYSPTRVRYPYVRGVLLRAFRDAKARTGDPVRAWAEVTGNPETARAYKQARGKGGLVRASWEEAAEIVAAAHVHTIKTYGPDRIAGFSPIPAMSMVSHGVGARFISMLGGAMLSFYDWYADLPVASPQVFGDQTDVPESADWWNSSYCIMWGSNIPVTRTPDAHFMAEARYRGQKVIVVSPDYADNTKFADEWLAVHPGTDGALALAMGHVILREFHVERRTAPFVDYLRRYTDSPFLVTLTPSPASASSGPDGGAHTAGRITYVPDKFLTAADLGDDVLPGAASAANAAFKPVLLDADGGVVIPNGTLGHRFGEADEGRWNLDLEGVVPLLSVADGVAGAPGIPGAAHETHGASHHTAVSVDLPRFDLSPDPDQGETGRHTGGAGSVTRGVPVRRVGGHLVTTVFDLLLARYGVNREDLDLPGEWPSGYDDADSPGTPAWQEQFTGVPAAAAARIGREFADNAERSGGRSMIIMGAGANHWFHADTIYRAMLALTTMTGCQGVNGGGWAHYVGQEKCRPVTGWAQYAGGLDWSRPPRQMIGTAFWYVATDQWRYDGLPADALATPLGSGLFAGRTTADCLVESAQRGWMPSYPTFDRNPLDLVDQAEAAGVAPADYVVSELRSGALRFAVEAPDAPENFPRCVTVWRANILGSSGKGNEYFLKHLLGTDSAVLADESAPARRPQSIEWAEEGARGKLDLLTTLDFRMTSTTLFSDVVLPAATWYEKHDLSTTDMHPFVHSFNPAISPPWQTRTDFDIFHTIARKISEYSVEHLGVRKDLVAAPLLHDTPDAMSVPHGTIVDSGEGSASRPLVPGVTMPKLVVVERDYPAFADRMASLGPLTEKLGMVTKGVQFSPGEEVRVLGQKNGLVPSGPAAGRPRLDKDTHACEMILALSGTTNGRLAVQGFEHVEKRTGVELADLARDEQGKRVTFPDVQSRPTTVITSPEWSGSEHGGRRYTAFAINVERLKPWHTLTGRQHFFLDHDWMTELGEQLPVFRPPLDMHRLFPDSPPLGDRSPSGYPGSEGQAEVAVRYLTPHSKWSIHSEYQDNLFMLSLSRGGPNIWMSPRDADKIGVRDNEWIEAYNRNGVVVARAVVSHRMPEGTVYMHHATDRTIDVPLAETSGLRGGIHNSLTRVLLKPSHLVGGYAQLAFAFNYLGPTGNQRDEVTTIRRRSQEVTY, from the coding sequence ATGTCGCAGTCCACCGTCCCCGGCCCGGGCACCGACGCCCGCGCCGCGGACGCCCCACGCCCTGAGTCCCCGGGGGGCAGCGGTGAGGACGCCCTGCTCCGGCTCGGCAAGCACCTGCGCCGCGGCGAGGTCTCGCCGGACCTGCGCCAGCTGTTCCTCCAGGGGGGTCGCGAGGGCGACGTCTTCTACCGGGACCGGTGGTCGCACGACAAGGTGGTGCGCTCGACGCACGGCGTGAACTGCACCGGGTCGTGCTCGTGGAAGGTGTACGTCAAGGACGGCATCATCACGTGGGAGACGCAGCAGACGGACTACCCGTCGGTCGGCCCGGACTCGCCCGAGTACGAGCCGCGCGGCTGTCCGCGCGGCGCGGCCTTCAGCTGGTACACGTACTCCCCGACGCGGGTCCGCTACCCGTACGTGCGGGGCGTGCTGCTGCGGGCCTTCCGCGACGCGAAGGCGCGCACGGGCGACCCCGTGCGCGCGTGGGCCGAGGTCACGGGGAACCCCGAGACGGCGCGCGCGTACAAGCAGGCGCGCGGCAAGGGCGGCCTGGTGCGTGCGTCGTGGGAGGAGGCCGCGGAGATCGTCGCGGCGGCCCACGTCCACACGATCAAGACGTACGGCCCGGACCGCATCGCGGGCTTCTCGCCCATCCCGGCGATGTCGATGGTCTCGCACGGCGTGGGCGCACGGTTCATCTCGATGCTGGGCGGCGCGATGCTGTCGTTCTACGACTGGTACGCGGACCTGCCGGTCGCCTCCCCGCAGGTGTTCGGCGACCAGACCGACGTCCCCGAGTCCGCCGACTGGTGGAACTCGTCGTATTGCATCATGTGGGGCTCGAACATCCCGGTGACCCGCACGCCCGACGCGCACTTCATGGCCGAGGCGCGCTACCGCGGCCAGAAGGTGATCGTGGTCTCGCCCGACTACGCCGACAACACGAAGTTCGCCGACGAGTGGCTCGCCGTGCACCCGGGCACGGACGGCGCGCTGGCGCTCGCGATGGGGCACGTCATCCTGCGGGAGTTCCACGTGGAACGTCGCACGGCGCCGTTCGTGGACTACCTGAGGAGATACACGGACTCGCCGTTCCTGGTCACGCTCACGCCGAGCCCGGCGTCGGCCTCGTCGGGGCCCGACGGCGGAGCTCACACCGCGGGACGCATCACCTACGTCCCGGACAAGTTCCTCACCGCGGCCGACCTGGGCGACGACGTGCTGCCAGGAGCCGCGAGCGCCGCCAACGCGGCCTTCAAGCCCGTCCTGCTCGACGCCGACGGGGGCGTCGTCATCCCCAACGGCACGCTCGGGCACCGGTTCGGCGAGGCCGACGAGGGCAGGTGGAACCTCGACCTGGAGGGCGTGGTCCCGCTGCTGTCCGTCGCGGACGGCGTGGCGGGCGCTCCGGGGATCCCGGGGGCCGCGCACGAGACGCACGGCGCGTCCCACCACACCGCCGTCAGCGTGGACCTGCCGCGCTTCGACCTGTCCCCCGACCCCGACCAAGGCGAGACCGGGAGGCACACCGGCGGCGCGGGCTCGGTCACGCGCGGCGTGCCGGTCCGGCGCGTGGGCGGGCACCTGGTGACCACGGTGTTCGACCTGCTGCTCGCCCGCTACGGCGTGAACCGCGAGGACCTGGACCTGCCGGGTGAGTGGCCCTCGGGCTACGACGACGCGGACTCGCCCGGCACCCCGGCGTGGCAGGAGCAGTTCACGGGGGTCCCGGCCGCGGCGGCCGCACGGATCGGTCGCGAGTTCGCGGACAACGCCGAGCGGTCGGGCGGGCGCTCGATGATCATCATGGGCGCGGGGGCGAACCACTGGTTCCACGCCGACACGATCTACCGGGCCATGCTCGCGCTGACGACCATGACGGGTTGCCAGGGCGTCAACGGCGGCGGCTGGGCGCACTACGTCGGGCAGGAGAAGTGTCGGCCCGTCACCGGATGGGCACAGTACGCGGGCGGCCTGGACTGGTCGCGGCCACCGCGCCAGATGATCGGCACGGCGTTCTGGTACGTCGCCACGGACCAGTGGCGCTACGACGGGCTGCCGGCGGACGCGCTCGCGACACCGCTGGGCTCGGGTCTCTTCGCGGGCCGGACCACGGCCGACTGCCTGGTCGAGTCGGCGCAGCGCGGCTGGATGCCGAGCTACCCGACGTTCGACCGGAACCCGCTCGACCTCGTGGACCAGGCCGAGGCGGCGGGCGTCGCCCCCGCGGACTACGTGGTCTCCGAGCTGCGCAGCGGCGCGCTCCGGTTCGCGGTCGAGGCGCCCGACGCCCCCGAGAACTTCCCGCGCTGCGTCACGGTGTGGCGGGCCAACATCCTGGGGTCCTCGGGCAAGGGCAACGAGTACTTCCTCAAGCATCTGCTGGGGACGGACTCGGCGGTGCTCGCGGACGAGTCGGCGCCCGCGCGGCGCCCGCAGTCGATCGAGTGGGCCGAGGAGGGCGCGCGCGGCAAGCTCGACCTGCTCACGACGCTCGACTTCCGCATGACGAGCACCACGCTGTTCTCGGACGTCGTGCTGCCCGCGGCCACCTGGTACGAGAAGCACGACCTGTCCACGACGGACATGCACCCGTTCGTGCACTCGTTCAACCCGGCGATCAGCCCGCCGTGGCAGACCCGCACGGACTTCGACATCTTCCACACGATCGCGCGGAAGATCAGCGAGTACTCGGTCGAGCACCTGGGCGTGCGCAAGGACCTCGTGGCCGCTCCCCTGCTGCACGACACCCCCGACGCCATGTCGGTACCGCACGGCACGATCGTCGACTCGGGCGAGGGGTCCGCGTCCCGTCCTCTGGTCCCGGGCGTGACCATGCCCAAGCTGGTCGTGGTCGAGCGCGACTACCCCGCCTTCGCGGACCGCATGGCCTCGCTCGGACCGCTCACCGAGAAGCTCGGCATGGTCACCAAGGGCGTGCAGTTCTCGCCCGGCGAGGAGGTGCGGGTCCTGGGGCAGAAGAACGGCCTCGTCCCCTCGGGCCCCGCGGCGGGGCGCCCGCGGCTCGACAAGGACACGCACGCGTGCGAGATGATCCTCGCGCTGTCGGGCACGACGAACGGTCGCCTCGCGGTCCAGGGCTTCGAGCACGTCGAGAAGCGCACGGGCGTCGAGCTCGCGGACCTCGCGCGCGACGAGCAGGGCAAGCGCGTCACGTTCCCGGACGTCCAGTCCCGCCCGACGACGGTCATCACCTCCCCGGAGTGGTCCGGCTCGGAGCACGGGGGCAGGCGGTACACCGCGTTCGCGATCAACGTCGAACGCCTCAAGCCGTGGCACACCCTGACGGGACGCCAGCACTTCTTCCTCGACCACGACTGGATGACCGAGCTCGGGGAGCAGCTGCCGGTCTTCCGGCCGCCGCTCGACATGCACCGCCTGTTCCCCGACTCGCCGCCGCTGGGCGACCGCTCACCGAGCGGCTACCCGGGCTCGGAGGGCCAGGCCGAGGTCGCGGTGCGGTACCTGACGCCGCACTCGAAGTGGTCCATCCACTCGGAGTACCAGGACAACCTCTTCATGCTCTCGCTGTCGCGCGGCGGGCCGAACATCTGGATGTCGCCGCGCGACGCCGACAAGATCGGGGTGCGCGACAACGAGTGGATCGAGGCGTACAACCGCAACGGCGTGGTCGTGGCGCGGGCCGTGGTCTCGCACCGCATGCCCGAGGGCACGGTGTACATGCACCACGCGACCGACCGCACGATCGACGTCCCGCTCGCCGAGACGTCGGGGCTGCGTGGCGGCATCCACAACTCGTTGACGCGGGTGCTGCTCAAACCGAGCCACCTCGTGGGCGGCTACGCGCAGCTCGCCTTCGCGTTCAACTACCTGGGCCCCACGGGCAACCAGCGCGACGAGGTCACGACGATCCGTCGTCGTTCGCAGGAGGTGACGTACTGA
- a CDS encoding pirin family protein yields MSNLETRPREEVCAAGSHAAPSGTPVDGAPADRTPVEILDHRQVPLGGTRAMDVRRTLPQRVRSLVGAWCFLDHYGPDDVRASDGMQVPPHPHTGLQTVSWLFDGEILHRDSVGSLQTVRPGELNLMTAGRGISHSEESPAGVRPPLLHGVQLWVALPGDRLGDEPFFEHHGDLPAWSGAGGERVQVLVGSLSVGGVALRSAATVFTPLVGAQVDLPAGASVEIEVDPGFEHALLVDTGDASFEGVTVPVASLGYVEPGRSVVTVSAGTSPVRAVLIGGEPFAEEIVMWWNFVGRSHDDVAAARADWMAQVEVARGDGAEMPGAGGPEVPVPGDGGTHYAAGASGRRFGQVLGYDGGPLPAPVLPDVRLKPRRRPA; encoded by the coding sequence ATGAGCAACCTCGAGACCCGGCCCCGCGAAGAGGTGTGTGCGGCGGGAAGCCACGCTGCGCCGTCGGGCACCCCTGTGGACGGAGCGCCCGCCGACCGCACGCCCGTCGAGATCCTCGACCACCGCCAGGTCCCGCTCGGTGGGACCCGCGCCATGGACGTGCGCCGCACGCTTCCGCAGCGCGTGCGCTCGCTCGTGGGGGCATGGTGCTTCCTGGACCACTACGGGCCCGACGACGTCCGCGCCTCCGACGGCATGCAGGTCCCGCCGCACCCGCACACGGGCCTCCAGACCGTGAGCTGGCTGTTCGACGGCGAGATCCTGCACCGCGACTCGGTCGGCTCGTTGCAGACCGTGCGGCCGGGCGAGCTCAACCTCATGACGGCCGGACGCGGCATCTCGCACTCGGAGGAGTCGCCCGCGGGCGTGCGCCCGCCCCTGCTGCACGGTGTGCAGCTCTGGGTCGCGCTGCCGGGGGACCGGCTCGGGGACGAGCCCTTCTTCGAGCACCACGGCGACCTGCCCGCGTGGAGCGGGGCCGGAGGCGAGCGGGTCCAGGTGCTCGTGGGTTCGCTGAGCGTGGGCGGTGTCGCGCTGCGGTCGGCCGCGACGGTCTTCACGCCGCTCGTCGGGGCGCAGGTCGACCTGCCCGCGGGCGCGTCGGTCGAGATCGAGGTGGACCCGGGGTTCGAGCACGCGCTGCTCGTCGACACGGGAGACGCGTCGTTCGAGGGCGTGACCGTGCCAGTCGCGTCGCTCGGCTACGTCGAGCCCGGCCGCTCGGTCGTGACCGTCTCGGCGGGAACCTCGCCCGTGCGGGCCGTGCTGATCGGCGGCGAGCCGTTCGCCGAGGAGATCGTCATGTGGTGGAACTTCGTGGGCCGCTCGCACGACGACGTCGCGGCGGCGCGTGCGGACTGGATGGCGCAGGTCGAGGTCGCCCGGGGCGACGGGGCGGAGATGCCCGGAGCGGGCGGTCCCGAGGTCCCCGTGCCCGGGGACGGCGGCACGCACTACGCCGCAGGGGCGTCGGGCCGAAGGTTCGGGCAGGTCCTCGGGTACGACGGCGGGCCGCTGCCCGCCCCGGTGCTGCCGGACGTGCGGCTCAAGCCGCGCAGACGGCCGGCCTGA
- a CDS encoding DinB family protein: MTTPQQPGPADPSGITPDTKDWTWVLDRPCPECGFESGTVDPDRVGPTVRATIPRWLDVLARPDVAVRPDERTWSPLEYAAHVRDVFGIFDVRLASMVEGDDPLFANWDQDAAALAGDYEHQDPQLLAREIEIAGDRVAGRFDAVGPDDWERPGRRSNGSVFTVRTLGQYFLHDVVHHLHDVGAPTS, from the coding sequence ATGACGACGCCTCAGCAGCCCGGCCCGGCCGACCCCTCCGGCATCACCCCTGACACCAAGGACTGGACCTGGGTCCTGGACCGCCCGTGCCCCGAGTGCGGGTTCGAGTCGGGGACGGTCGACCCGGACAGGGTGGGGCCTACGGTCCGTGCGACGATCCCGCGCTGGCTGGACGTGCTGGCTCGCCCCGACGTCGCGGTGCGCCCCGACGAGCGCACGTGGTCCCCGCTCGAGTACGCGGCGCACGTGCGGGACGTGTTCGGCATCTTCGACGTGCGTCTCGCGTCGATGGTCGAGGGCGACGACCCGCTGTTCGCGAACTGGGACCAGGACGCGGCGGCGCTCGCGGGCGACTACGAGCACCAGGACCCGCAGCTCCTCGCCCGGGAGATCGAGATCGCGGGCGACCGGGTCGCGGGGCGGTTCGACGCCGTCGGGCCCGACGACTGGGAGCGGCCCGGCCGCCGGTCGAACGGCTCGGTCTTCACGGTGCGCACCCTGGGCCAGTACTTCCTGCACGACGTCGTCCACCACCTGCACGACGTCGGCGCCCCCACCTCCTGA
- the narJ gene encoding nitrate reductase molybdenum cofactor assembly chaperone, translated as MMGLFTKSPATTFLPRPTARTPLLEPLTPVRATPAQRRTTHMAASLLLDYPDAGTLAAAREVRDVVGQLPDSVQARLDTFLDDLETGEPAALEARYVATFDLKRKCSMYLSYYAAGDTRKRGMALVRFVQAYRAAGWEVDGEELPDYLPMALEFSARATTRDEERIAAGLLGSHRQGIEVLRSALAAMASPYALVVEAVCLTLPPLDAETERRYLELVTSGPPTEMVGLSAMGPLEPFAPAGAPPEEVRR; from the coding sequence ATGATGGGCCTGTTCACGAAGTCCCCGGCGACGACCTTCCTGCCCCGCCCGACGGCGCGCACGCCCCTCCTGGAGCCCCTCACGCCGGTCCGGGCCACGCCCGCGCAGCGGCGCACCACCCACATGGCCGCCTCGCTCCTGCTCGACTACCCCGACGCCGGGACGCTCGCCGCCGCGCGCGAGGTGCGCGACGTCGTCGGGCAGCTTCCCGATTCCGTGCAGGCGCGGCTCGACACGTTCCTCGACGACCTGGAGACCGGCGAGCCCGCCGCCCTCGAGGCGCGCTACGTCGCGACGTTCGACCTCAAGCGCAAGTGCTCGATGTACCTGTCGTACTACGCCGCCGGGGACACCCGGAAGCGCGGCATGGCGCTCGTGCGGTTCGTGCAGGCCTACCGGGCCGCCGGGTGGGAGGTCGACGGCGAGGAGCTGCCCGACTACCTCCCCATGGCCCTCGAGTTCTCCGCGCGCGCGACCACGCGCGACGAGGAGCGCATCGCCGCGGGGCTGCTCGGCTCGCACCGCCAGGGCATCGAGGTGCTGCGCTCTGCCCTCGCCGCGATGGCCAGCCCGTACGCGCTCGTGGTCGAGGCCGTGTGCCTGACCCTGCCCCCGCTCGACGCCGAGACCGAGCGCCGGTACCTCGAGCTCGTGACGTCGGGCCCGCCGACCGAGATGGTCGGGCTGTCGGCCATGGGGCCGCTCGAACCGTTCGCCCCCGCAGGGGCGCCGCCCGAGGAGGTACGACGATGA
- the narH gene encoding nitrate reductase subunit beta: MRVMAQMSMVMNLDKCIGCHTCSVTCKQAWTNRTGVEYVWFNNVETRPGLGYPRTYQDQEKWQGGWVRTRRGKLKLRAGGRAKKLATIFSNPKLPSIHEYYEPWTYEYDMLLSAPQGPHTPVAKPKSLLTGEDMKIEWSANWDDDLGGSKETMQDDPILQHMSEHVASEFEQTFMFYLPRICEHCLNPACVASCPSGAMYKRAEDGIVLVDQDQCRGWRMCVTGCPYKKVYFNHKTGKAEKCTLCYPRLEVGLPTVCSETCVGRLRYLGLVLYDADRVTEAAAVEDEHDLLESQRSVFLDPNDPAVVEAARAEGIPEDWIAAAQASPIWALIQKYRVALPLHPEYRTMPMVWYIPPLSPVVDVVGSSGNDGEDPRTLFAAISKLRIPLEYLAGLFTAGDTVPVERTLRRLAAMRTYMRDINLGDEPNEAVARAVGMTGTEIQEMYRLLAIAKYEDRYVIPTAHQEIARELEEISCSLDFDGGPGMGGMGGAGPFGSSSGTPVPVAVENFHVLQARQTADSPNGPSTSGRVNLLNWDGNGRPPGLFPPGSPGGSDGPGPDTSGDGTAAR, encoded by the coding sequence ATGCGGGTGATGGCTCAGATGTCGATGGTCATGAACCTCGACAAGTGCATCGGGTGCCACACGTGCTCGGTCACGTGCAAGCAGGCGTGGACGAACCGTACGGGCGTCGAGTACGTGTGGTTCAACAACGTCGAGACGCGGCCCGGTCTCGGCTACCCCCGGACCTACCAGGACCAGGAGAAGTGGCAGGGCGGCTGGGTCCGCACCCGGCGCGGGAAGCTCAAGCTCCGCGCGGGCGGGCGGGCCAAGAAGCTCGCGACGATCTTCTCCAACCCCAAGCTCCCGTCGATCCACGAGTACTACGAGCCGTGGACGTACGAGTACGACATGCTGCTCTCGGCCCCGCAGGGCCCGCACACCCCGGTCGCCAAGCCGAAGTCGCTCCTGACGGGCGAGGACATGAAGATCGAGTGGTCGGCCAACTGGGACGACGACCTGGGCGGGTCCAAGGAGACCATGCAGGACGACCCCATCCTGCAGCACATGAGCGAGCACGTGGCCTCGGAGTTCGAGCAGACGTTCATGTTCTACCTGCCGCGCATCTGCGAGCACTGCCTCAACCCCGCGTGCGTCGCCTCGTGCCCGTCGGGGGCCATGTACAAGCGGGCCGAGGACGGGATCGTCCTGGTGGACCAGGACCAGTGCCGCGGGTGGCGCATGTGCGTCACGGGCTGCCCGTACAAGAAGGTCTACTTCAACCACAAGACCGGCAAGGCCGAGAAGTGCACGCTGTGCTACCCCCGCCTCGAGGTCGGCCTGCCCACGGTCTGCTCCGAGACGTGCGTGGGGCGCCTGCGCTACCTGGGCCTGGTCCTGTACGACGCGGACCGCGTGACCGAGGCCGCAGCCGTGGAGGACGAGCACGACCTCCTCGAGTCGCAACGCTCGGTCTTCCTCGACCCGAACGACCCCGCGGTCGTCGAGGCCGCGCGCGCCGAGGGCATCCCCGAGGACTGGATCGCGGCCGCGCAGGCCTCGCCCATCTGGGCGCTCATCCAGAAGTACCGCGTGGCCCTGCCGCTGCACCCCGAGTACCGGACCATGCCCATGGTCTGGTACATCCCGCCGCTGTCGCCCGTGGTCGACGTGGTCGGGTCGTCGGGCAACGACGGCGAGGACCCGCGGACCCTGTTCGCGGCGATCTCCAAGCTCCGCATCCCGCTCGAGTACCTCGCGGGGCTCTTCACCGCGGGCGACACCGTGCCGGTCGAGCGCACGCTGCGCCGTCTGGCCGCGATGCGCACCTACATGCGCGACATCAACCTGGGCGACGAGCCCAACGAGGCCGTCGCCCGTGCGGTCGGCATGACGGGCACCGAGATCCAGGAGATGTACCGCCTGCTCGCGATCGCCAAGTACGAGGACCGCTACGTCATCCCGACCGCCCACCAGGAGATCGCGCGCGAGCTCGAGGAGATCAGCTGCTCGCTCGACTTCGACGGCGGCCCCGGGATGGGCGGCATGGGCGGCGCCGGGCCGTTCGGCTCGTCGAGCGGGACCCCGGTGCCCGTCGCGGTCGAGAACTTCCACGTGCTCCAGGCCCGTCAGACGGCCGACTCCCCCAACGGGCCGTCGACGTCCGGGCGCGTCAACCTGCTCAACTGGGACGGCAACGGCCGGCCCCCTGGCCTGTTCCCGCCGGGGTCTCCCGGTGGCTCGGACGGCCCCGGGCCGGACACGTCCGGCGACGGCACGGCGGCCCGATGA